Proteins encoded within one genomic window of Candidatus Brevundimonas colombiensis:
- a CDS encoding DUF1320 family protein, which produces MYAARADMVEAFGPDNVDRLSIRPGDEDGSEAVTRALTYADGLIDAALSVRFSLPLPAVPMILTAIACDLAMARLASADAAQLTDDLKHREKQARADLRAISEGQMNLGLPSVQQGERPQPIVASTGGKLFTRDRLRGF; this is translated from the coding sequence ATGTATGCGGCGCGCGCGGACATGGTCGAGGCCTTCGGCCCCGACAACGTCGATCGTCTTTCGATCCGTCCCGGCGACGAGGATGGATCGGAGGCGGTGACGCGCGCGCTGACCTATGCGGACGGGCTGATCGATGCCGCCTTGTCCGTGCGGTTCAGCCTGCCGCTGCCGGCCGTGCCGATGATCCTGACCGCCATCGCCTGTGATCTGGCGATGGCGCGTCTGGCCTCGGCCGATGCGGCCCAGCTCACCGACGATCTGAAGCATCGCGAGAAACAGGCCCGCGCCGATCTGCGCGCCATCTCCGAAGGTCAGATGAACCTCGGCCTGCCGAGCGTCCAACAGGGCGAGCGGCCTCAACCCATCGTCGCCTCGACAGGCGGCAAGCTGTTCACACGCGACCGCCTGAGGGGGTTCTAA
- a CDS encoding baseplate J/gp47 family protein, which produces MAGRSTIDLSHLPLPDALAPLDFEAMWDEIVADILAVAPDAAPALALKSEMIVRAGRAFAFRLMLKVNEINAGVRAVMPALATGADLDGLGLIVGIQRLVIDPGNPAEGVAPTYESDDAFRQRFILAPEGYSVAGPAGAYEFHALSASGQVLDASAVSPTPGVVVVTVLARTGDGTAAPALLATVEGVVSADTVRPLTDFVQVQSATIKPFAIEATIRTYSGPDPLVVMAAADKAVKAYVAEAHRLGRDINLSALYAALTVPGVMRVDLVQPAANIVCDETEAAFCTGVVLTHGGLDD; this is translated from the coding sequence ATGGCTGGTCGCAGCACCATCGACCTGTCGCACCTGCCTCTGCCCGACGCCCTGGCTCCGCTCGACTTCGAAGCCATGTGGGACGAGATCGTCGCCGACATCCTCGCCGTCGCCCCCGACGCCGCTCCGGCGCTGGCGCTGAAGAGCGAGATGATCGTTCGCGCCGGCCGCGCCTTCGCCTTCCGCCTGATGTTGAAGGTCAACGAGATCAATGCCGGCGTCCGCGCCGTCATGCCCGCCCTGGCCACCGGCGCGGACCTGGACGGCCTCGGCCTGATCGTCGGTATCCAGCGCCTGGTCATCGATCCGGGCAACCCGGCCGAGGGCGTGGCCCCGACCTATGAGAGCGACGACGCCTTCCGTCAGCGCTTCATCCTGGCGCCGGAAGGCTATTCGGTCGCTGGTCCGGCCGGGGCCTATGAGTTCCATGCGCTGTCGGCCTCGGGCCAGGTGCTGGACGCCAGCGCCGTCAGCCCGACGCCGGGCGTGGTGGTGGTCACGGTGCTGGCGCGCACAGGCGACGGCACGGCCGCGCCCGCGCTGCTGGCCACGGTCGAAGGCGTCGTCAGCGCCGACACCGTCCGACCCTTGACCGACTTCGTCCAGGTCCAGTCCGCGACCATCAAGCCCTTCGCGATCGAGGCGACCATCCGCACCTATTCCGGCCCCGATCCGCTGGTGGTGATGGCGGCGGCCGACAAGGCGGTGAAGGCCTATGTCGCCGAGGCGCATCGCCTGGGCCGCGACATCAACCTGTCCGCCCTCTACGCCGCCTTGACGGTTCCGGGCGTCATGCGGGTGGACCTGGTTCAGCCGGCCGCCAACATCGTGTGCGACGAGACCGAGGCCGCCTTCTGCACCGGCGTCGTCCTGACCCATGGCGGTCTCGATGACTGA
- a CDS encoding phage tail protein I: protein MTETLLPPNATRFERALEKALATRLDALQVPIKDTLNADVIPVASLPWLGYSFGLRTWNADWPEMVRRSVVRNAIPTARRKGSVQSVRDVVEAFGGSLAIREWWQLTPMGPPFTFSIVLTLNGQSGEPVTARFVEEVVAEIDRAKPARAHFTFTQGLSLSGGVAVQGALRPVVIRRMEFEQAA from the coding sequence ATGACTGAGACCTTGCTGCCGCCCAACGCGACCCGGTTTGAACGCGCCCTTGAGAAGGCCTTGGCGACTCGTCTGGACGCCCTGCAAGTCCCCATCAAGGACACGCTGAACGCCGACGTGATCCCGGTCGCCTCGCTGCCCTGGCTTGGCTACAGCTTCGGCCTGCGCACCTGGAACGCCGACTGGCCAGAGATGGTGCGCCGCTCGGTCGTCAGGAACGCGATCCCGACCGCGCGCCGCAAGGGGTCCGTTCAGTCCGTCCGCGACGTAGTCGAGGCTTTTGGCGGCTCGCTGGCCATCCGCGAGTGGTGGCAGCTCACCCCCATGGGGCCGCCCTTCACCTTCTCCATTGTCCTGACCCTGAACGGTCAGTCGGGCGAGCCGGTCACGGCGCGCTTCGTGGAAGAGGTCGTCGCCGAGATCGACCGCGCCAAGCCGGCGCGCGCCCACTTCACCTTCACCCAGGGCCTGTCGCTCTCGGGCGGCGTCGCCGTCCAGGGCGCGCTTCGTCCCGTCGTGATCCGCCGCATGGAATTCGAGCAAGCCGCCTGA
- a CDS encoding phage baseplate assembly protein V has product MTDGFAQADNANRLASLIRFGQVASFDLASTPSTVRVEFEDGWVSDDLPLFQLSAGRVKSWSAPIVGEQVLVFSPGGELGAGIALRGLPFADFAEPASEELLTVLASWPDGATDLYDEETKTRAISIPAGGALTFDVGPLSIHIRDGGITLTAAGKPITLTGSPIVLDGPVALGGSGGAAVARVGDAVVSGKIAAGSSKVTAA; this is encoded by the coding sequence ATGACTGACGGCTTCGCCCAGGCCGACAATGCCAACCGCCTCGCCAGCCTGATCCGCTTTGGTCAGGTCGCGTCGTTCGACCTGGCGTCCACGCCTTCGACGGTGCGCGTTGAGTTTGAAGACGGCTGGGTCTCCGATGACCTTCCGCTGTTCCAGCTCTCGGCCGGCCGGGTGAAGTCCTGGTCCGCGCCTATCGTCGGCGAACAGGTGCTGGTCTTCTCGCCGGGCGGCGAGCTGGGCGCCGGCATCGCCCTGCGTGGCCTGCCGTTCGCCGACTTCGCCGAACCGGCGTCGGAAGAGCTGCTGACGGTGCTGGCGAGCTGGCCCGATGGCGCGACCGACCTTTACGACGAAGAGACCAAGACCCGCGCCATCTCGATCCCGGCTGGCGGCGCCCTGACGTTCGATGTCGGGCCGCTCTCGATTCATATCCGCGACGGCGGGATCACTCTGACCGCTGCCGGCAAGCCGATAACCCTGACCGGATCGCCCATCGTCCTGGACGGCCCCGTCGCCCTGGGCGGATCGGGCGGCGCGGCTGTCGCCCGCGTCGGCGACGCCGTGGTCAGCGGCAAGATCGCGGCCGGGTCGAGCAAGGTGACGGCGGCATGA
- a CDS encoding phage virion morphogenesis protein produces MAVHVTTELDGLQPILAMLNGLGQPRRLAQGLANIGGLIENQTKDRITEGGPSPDGEAWAAWSETYAATRKKGQTLLVATGAYRDSYAWDLNGDALRVGSNMVQAAILNFGGTDDMAPGPAAIPARQHLGLSDANVVEIEDAMSDWIEGLTA; encoded by the coding sequence ATGGCGGTCCACGTCACGACCGAGCTGGACGGTCTTCAGCCGATCCTCGCCATGCTCAACGGGCTGGGTCAGCCGCGCCGGCTGGCGCAGGGCCTGGCCAACATCGGCGGCCTGATCGAGAACCAGACCAAGGATCGGATCACCGAGGGCGGCCCGTCGCCGGATGGCGAAGCCTGGGCGGCCTGGTCCGAGACCTACGCCGCGACCCGCAAGAAGGGTCAGACCCTTCTGGTCGCCACCGGCGCCTATCGCGACAGCTATGCCTGGGACTTGAACGGCGACGCGCTGCGCGTCGGCTCCAACATGGTCCAGGCCGCCATCCTCAACTTCGGTGGGACCGACGACATGGCGCCGGGGCCGGCCGCCATCCCGGCCCGCCAACACCTGGGCCTGTCGGACGCCAACGTCGTCGAGATCGAGGACGCTATGAGCGACTGGATCGAGGGGCTGACGGCATGA
- a CDS encoding GPW/gp25 family protein, whose amino-acid sequence MTLRLLEDFKGVDPVTGATVSGDDHLRLSLRTILTTLIGSCVMDRDFGSRVPALLDAPIGPAVIADLVAATAEAIYRWEPRVVLKRVLVASAAAGRLSLDLLVEIKGRVVMLEGVI is encoded by the coding sequence ATGACCCTGCGCCTGTTGGAAGATTTCAAAGGCGTCGATCCGGTCACGGGCGCCACGGTTTCGGGCGACGATCACCTGCGCCTGTCGTTGCGCACCATCCTGACCACCCTGATCGGGTCGTGCGTCATGGACCGCGACTTCGGCTCGCGGGTTCCGGCGCTGCTGGACGCCCCGATCGGGCCGGCCGTCATCGCCGACCTGGTCGCCGCGACCGCCGAGGCGATCTACCGCTGGGAACCCCGCGTCGTGCTGAAGCGCGTCCTGGTCGCGTCGGCAGCCGCCGGCCGCCTGTCCCTTGATCTGCTGGTCGAGATCAAGGGCCGCGTCGTCATGCTGGAAGGGGTGATCTGA
- a CDS encoding phage minor head protein, with amino-acid sequence MAGFSFSAEPPSEVSAYFRQKGDRPAFRWSEVWGEEHAYAFTVAKATSADVLGAIRESLQTAIDKGVPYDQWARDLKPSLQAKGWWGEAVEMADPATGEVKPRELGTPRRLRIIYDANLRSARAAGQWERGQRTKAVLPFYLYQLGPSERHRPEHVSKEGVVRPVDDPFWTAWFPPNGWGCKCWLRQITKAEATRRGVTPPFDVPNRTFSRTLDDGSTERVTVPQGIDPGWQTNPGLNRAKTLMTNMADRLIASGEPAARALMTDFWKGSTPEAFTHLPARTFAPAAIAPARLQNELGTEALLVMVSSDTLKTKLEKHGDGERGLKAADLGRLQAILDDGQLVERTGANAVYAMEMDGGWYQAVVKTSAKGELILASLFPIGARKVRRLGLKK; translated from the coding sequence GTGGCGGGTTTTTCCTTCAGCGCTGAACCGCCGTCTGAGGTCAGCGCCTACTTCCGTCAGAAGGGAGACCGGCCGGCCTTCCGCTGGTCCGAGGTCTGGGGCGAGGAACACGCCTATGCCTTCACCGTCGCCAAGGCCACGTCGGCCGACGTGCTGGGCGCGATCCGCGAAAGCCTTCAGACCGCGATCGACAAGGGCGTCCCCTATGATCAGTGGGCGCGCGATCTGAAGCCGTCGCTTCAGGCCAAGGGCTGGTGGGGCGAAGCCGTCGAGATGGCCGACCCGGCGACCGGCGAGGTCAAACCGCGCGAGCTGGGGACGCCGCGCCGGCTGCGGATCATCTACGACGCCAATCTGCGCAGCGCGCGGGCGGCCGGTCAGTGGGAGCGAGGCCAGCGGACCAAGGCCGTGCTGCCCTTCTATCTCTACCAGCTCGGCCCCAGCGAACGGCACCGGCCCGAACACGTCTCCAAGGAAGGCGTGGTCCGCCCGGTGGACGATCCCTTCTGGACGGCCTGGTTCCCGCCCAACGGCTGGGGTTGCAAATGCTGGCTGCGCCAGATCACCAAGGCCGAGGCGACCAGGCGCGGCGTGACGCCGCCGTTCGACGTGCCTAATCGCACCTTCAGTCGGACCCTGGACGATGGATCGACCGAGCGCGTCACGGTTCCCCAGGGCATCGACCCAGGCTGGCAGACCAACCCCGGCCTGAACCGGGCCAAGACCCTGATGACCAACATGGCCGACCGGCTGATCGCCTCAGGCGAACCGGCCGCGCGCGCCCTGATGACGGACTTCTGGAAAGGCTCGACACCCGAGGCCTTCACACATCTGCCGGCCCGCACCTTCGCCCCGGCCGCCATCGCCCCGGCGCGGCTTCAGAACGAACTCGGGACCGAGGCCCTGCTGGTGATGGTGTCCAGCGACACGCTGAAGACCAAGCTGGAGAAGCACGGCGACGGCGAGCGCGGGCTGAAGGCGGCGGACCTCGGCCGGCTCCAGGCGATCCTCGACGATGGCCAACTGGTCGAGCGCACCGGCGCGAACGCGGTCTATGCGATGGAGATGGACGGCGGCTGGTATCAGGCCGTGGTCAAGACCTCGGCGAAGGGCGAGCTGATCCTCGCGTCGCTCTTCCCGATCGGCGCGCGCAAGGTGCGGCGGTTGGGGTTGAAAAAGTAG
- a CDS encoding Mu-like prophage major head subunit gpT family protein, with protein MIVTAAAIAALNTGFRNDFNTGLAGIKPVWDKVATLVPSSRSSNTYGWLGAWPGMREWIGDRQVKSLSESSYQITNKDYESTVGVPRNAIDDDEFGIYGPMMASMAQVAAEQPDVLVFGLLKNGFTTPCYDGQNFFDDEHPVGDTKVSNMQAGAGEGWYLLDTRRPLKPLIFQQRKKPEFVAMTALTDEAVFTAKEFRYGVDTRCNAGFGFWQLAFGSKAELTAQNYEAAFEAMTSQRNEEGGVLNVRPTVIVVGPGNRARAKKLFDTMLVGGGDTNTLYKDVEIVEAPWVG; from the coding sequence ATGATCGTAACCGCCGCCGCAATCGCGGCACTGAACACGGGCTTCAGGAACGACTTCAATACCGGTCTGGCCGGCATCAAGCCGGTCTGGGACAAGGTCGCCACCCTTGTGCCGTCGAGCCGGTCTTCCAACACCTATGGCTGGCTGGGCGCGTGGCCCGGCATGCGCGAGTGGATCGGCGATCGCCAGGTAAAGTCGCTGTCGGAGAGCAGCTACCAGATCACGAACAAGGACTACGAAAGCACGGTCGGCGTTCCGCGCAACGCGATCGATGACGACGAGTTCGGCATCTACGGCCCGATGATGGCCAGCATGGCCCAGGTCGCGGCCGAACAACCGGACGTGCTGGTCTTCGGCTTGCTGAAGAACGGCTTCACGACGCCTTGTTACGACGGCCAGAACTTCTTCGACGACGAACATCCGGTCGGCGACACGAAGGTCTCCAACATGCAGGCGGGCGCTGGCGAGGGCTGGTATCTGCTGGACACTCGTCGTCCGCTGAAGCCGCTGATCTTCCAGCAGCGCAAGAAGCCCGAGTTCGTGGCCATGACGGCCCTGACCGACGAGGCCGTCTTCACCGCCAAGGAGTTCCGCTACGGCGTGGACACCCGCTGCAATGCCGGCTTCGGCTTCTGGCAACTGGCCTTCGGCTCGAAGGCCGAGCTGACCGCCCAGAACTATGAGGCGGCCTTCGAAGCCATGACCTCGCAGCGCAACGAGGAAGGCGGCGTCCTGAACGTCCGCCCGACGGTGATCGTCGTTGGACCGGGCAATCGCGCCCGCGCCAAGAAGCTGTTCGACACCATGCTGGTCGGCGGCGGCGACACCAACACCCTCTACAAGGATGTTGAGATCGTCGAAGCCCCGTGGGTGGGCTGA
- a CDS encoding DUF935 domain-containing protein — protein MTDLVQPGLSKSGLIDLYGRPLNVASAATKAEIAEVVARPTTTGVRQAWNNSTVAAGLTPGRLASMLQRAADGDAHDYLTLAEEMEERDWHYASELGKRKLAVMGLDRNVKAASDDPRDIEIAEAVRTEIIEDEAFEDLCAGALDALGKGYAVVEIGWSTGKRWVPNQYAWRDPRWFQWDRETGHSLRMLDTADMANGVELRPFKFAVHRPNLKMGLPVRGGLARLAAWAFLFKFYGVKDWATFAESYGQPLRLGKYDASATPKDVDILFNAVSMIGTDCAAVIPKAMEIEFVKAEGGTGSGADLYQKFAEFLDKQVSKAVVGQDGTSSMQSGGGYAQAKVLDGVRGDICETDAKQLARTIRRDVIEPFVLFNYGPDAAIPGLRLETPETEDLKALSEALAPMIDRGLKVKSSQLREKFGLETPEGDDEVLGPQVKPTTTPPVEAAASDDKAQNRRQARAANRAQDDDGKPADRMEELAAEAMAGWTEDLDPMIEPFERLAKTANSYAEFEAGISDAVAGMDASVLARTLGAAFFKARAHGDVHDDPED, from the coding sequence ATGACCGACCTCGTCCAACCCGGCCTTTCCAAGTCTGGCCTGATCGACCTCTATGGCCGGCCGCTCAACGTCGCATCGGCCGCGACCAAGGCCGAGATCGCCGAGGTCGTGGCCCGGCCGACGACGACCGGCGTCCGCCAGGCCTGGAACAACTCGACCGTCGCGGCCGGCCTGACGCCGGGCCGCCTGGCGTCGATGCTTCAGCGCGCGGCCGATGGCGACGCCCACGACTATCTGACCCTCGCCGAGGAGATGGAGGAACGCGACTGGCACTATGCGTCCGAGCTGGGCAAGCGGAAGCTGGCGGTCATGGGCCTGGACCGCAACGTCAAGGCGGCCTCCGACGACCCGCGCGACATCGAGATCGCCGAGGCCGTCAGGACCGAGATCATTGAAGACGAGGCCTTCGAAGACCTATGCGCTGGCGCGCTCGATGCCCTGGGCAAAGGCTATGCCGTCGTCGAAATCGGCTGGTCCACCGGCAAGCGCTGGGTTCCGAACCAATACGCGTGGCGCGATCCGCGCTGGTTCCAGTGGGATCGCGAGACCGGCCATTCCCTGCGGATGCTGGACACGGCCGACATGGCCAACGGCGTCGAGCTTCGCCCCTTCAAGTTCGCGGTCCACCGTCCCAACCTGAAGATGGGCCTGCCTGTGCGCGGCGGCCTGGCGCGCCTGGCGGCCTGGGCCTTCCTGTTCAAGTTCTACGGCGTGAAGGATTGGGCCACCTTCGCCGAGAGCTATGGCCAGCCGCTTCGCCTGGGCAAATACGACGCCAGCGCCACGCCCAAGGACGTGGACATCCTGTTCAACGCCGTCTCCATGATCGGCACCGACTGCGCCGCCGTGATCCCCAAGGCCATGGAGATCGAGTTCGTGAAGGCCGAGGGCGGCACCGGCTCGGGCGCCGACCTCTATCAGAAGTTCGCAGAGTTCCTGGACAAGCAGGTGTCCAAGGCCGTCGTCGGTCAGGATGGCACGTCGTCGATGCAGTCGGGCGGCGGATATGCCCAAGCCAAGGTTCTGGACGGGGTCCGGGGCGACATTTGCGAGACCGACGCAAAGCAGCTCGCTCGCACGATCCGCCGCGACGTGATCGAACCCTTCGTCCTGTTCAACTACGGCCCAGACGCGGCCATCCCCGGCCTGCGCCTGGAAACACCCGAGACCGAAGACCTGAAGGCGCTGTCGGAAGCGCTGGCGCCGATGATCGATCGCGGCCTGAAGGTGAAGTCCAGCCAGCTCCGCGAGAAGTTCGGCCTGGAGACGCCTGAAGGCGACGACGAAGTTCTTGGCCCCCAGGTCAAGCCGACCACCACGCCCCCCGTCGAGGCGGCGGCGTCGGACGACAAGGCCCAGAACCGCCGCCAGGCCCGCGCGGCGAATCGCGCCCAGGACGACGACGGCAAGCCGGCCGACCGGATGGAAGAGCTGGCGGCCGAAGCCATGGCCGGCTGGACCGAAGACTTGGATCCGATGATCGAGCCGTTCGAACGGCTGGCGAAGACGGCGAACAGCTATGCCGAGTTCGAAGCCGGCATCTCCGACGCCGTCGCCGGCATGGACGCCTCGGTCCTGGCCCGCACCCTGGGCGCCGCCTTCTTCAAGGCCCGCGCCCATGGCGATGTGCATGACGATCCCGAGGACTGA
- a CDS encoding phage protease, producing the protein MNTPSATANKQTGATISTPIQSIALNEAGTAPEWIELIPAGFDVQGRDGRAWINPDPQGVVTATAADTHPLPLDWEHATENRAPQGLDAPAAGWIEETAVRDGGAIWGRVDWTLRGRTMVEAREYRFISPVFAYDKVTGVIRRLVSAALTNTPNLLLTALNRQSDDHGTDQPNREQENPLSIAQRLATVLGLAANATDDQIVTAVTEAKAANRSVDLSSYAPRADLDAAVNRANTAEAALKAKTDEDHAKAIDAALAAAQDAGKIIPASVDDYRAMCTAEGGLDRFNNLVKTMPVIAGAAESRASNKAESANTGSDLTDEERAVCRALGQDEATFKSNQKKAN; encoded by the coding sequence ATGAACACGCCTTCGGCAACAGCAAACAAACAGACCGGCGCGACGATCTCAACGCCGATCCAGTCGATCGCCCTCAATGAAGCGGGGACCGCGCCCGAGTGGATCGAGCTGATCCCGGCCGGCTTCGACGTGCAGGGCCGTGATGGCCGCGCCTGGATCAATCCGGACCCGCAAGGGGTGGTGACTGCCACCGCCGCCGATACCCATCCGCTGCCGCTGGATTGGGAGCACGCCACCGAAAACCGCGCCCCCCAAGGTCTCGATGCCCCGGCCGCTGGCTGGATCGAAGAGACAGCCGTCCGCGACGGCGGCGCAATCTGGGGCCGGGTAGACTGGACCCTGCGCGGCCGAACCATGGTTGAGGCCCGCGAGTATCGCTTCATCAGCCCGGTCTTCGCCTACGACAAGGTCACCGGCGTGATCCGCCGCCTTGTCAGCGCAGCCCTGACCAACACCCCCAATCTGCTGCTCACGGCCCTCAATCGTCAGTCCGACGACCACGGCACGGATCAGCCCAACCGCGAGCAGGAGAACCCCTTGAGCATCGCACAACGACTGGCGACCGTCCTCGGACTGGCCGCCAACGCGACGGACGACCAGATCGTCACCGCCGTGACGGAGGCGAAAGCCGCCAACCGATCGGTGGACCTGTCGAGCTATGCGCCCCGCGCCGATCTCGACGCCGCCGTGAACCGCGCCAACACCGCCGAGGCCGCCCTGAAGGCCAAGACGGATGAAGACCACGCCAAGGCCATCGACGCCGCCCTGGCGGCCGCCCAGGACGCAGGCAAGATCATCCCCGCCTCGGTGGATGACTACCGCGCCATGTGCACCGCCGAAGGCGGGCTGGATCGGTTCAACAACCTGGTGAAGACCATGCCGGTCATCGCCGGGGCCGCCGAAAGCCGCGCCTCGAATAAGGCCGAGAGCGCCAACACCGGCTCGGACCTGACCGATGAAGAGCGGGCGGTCTGTCGCGCGCTGGGTCAGGACGAGGCGACCTTCAAGTCCAACCAGAAGAAGGCCAACTGA